The Candidatus Eisenbacteria bacterium genomic interval GCGCGAGGTTCAATTGCACCCAGCCCTGGTCGATCACGCGCTCGCCCGAGGCGAGCTTCGTCGCCTTTGCCCACGCGACGACGTCCTCCCAGAGCTTCAGCACCATGCCGACGGTCATGAGGGAGACGCGCTCGTGGTTCAGCTGCGTCACGATGAGCCACCAGCCGCCGTCTTGCGGGCCGATCAAGTGGTCGGCCGGCACGCGCACGTCCTCGTAGTACGTCGAGTTCGTGCGGAAGCCGCCCATGGTCGTGATCGGCGTGCAACGGTACCCGGCCGCCTTGGTCGGTACCATGAAGATCGAGAGACCGTCGTGCTTCTTCGGCGCGTCGGGGTTCGTGCGCGCGGCGAGCCAGATGTAGTCGGCGTACTCGGCCTGGCTCGTGTAGATCTTGTTGCCGTTGATGACCCACGTGTCGCCGTCGCGGACGGCCTTGGTGCGCAGCGAGGCGAGATCCGTGCCGGCCGACGGCTCCGTGTAGCCGATCGCGAAGTGGCACTCGCCACGCAGGATCTTCGGCAGGATCGTCTTCTTCTGCTCCTCGTTGCCGTGCTGCATGAGCGTGGGCGCGACGGCGTTGAGCGTCAGCGTCGGCACCATGACGCCGGCGTACATCGCCTCGTCGAAGAACAGGAACTGCTCGATCGGCGTGCGGCCCTGGCCGCCGTACTCCTTCGGCCAACCGATCCCGAGCCAGCCGTCCTTGCCCATCTTTCGCAGGACCTCGTGGTACAGGGGGCCGCCGCCCTCGCTGGTGGCGAGCTCGGCCTGGTAGCCGGGCGTGACCAGGCCGGCGAAATACTCCCGGAGCTGGAGGCGCAGCTTCTCCTGCTCCTTGGTGAGCGCAATGTGCATGGTTCGTCAGGCGTACCCAAACGTACGTTTGAGTGTCAAGGACCGCGCGCGCCCGGTTGCTCGGCAGCGGCGAGACTGGAAGGAGGACGCCGTGGAGCCGATCGCGACCGCCGCGTTGCTCGCCGCCGCGGGGGCGCTCCTCATCGCCGCCGCCGCGACGAGCACGCTCTCGCAGCGCCTCGGCGTTCCCGCGCTGCTGGTGGTCCTGGCGGTCGGCATGCTCGCCGGGTCGGAAGGAATCGGCGGGATCCCCTTCAGCGACTACGCCCTCGCCTTCCGGCTCGGCACGATCGCGCTCGTCTTGATCCTGTTCGACGGCGGTCTCGGCACGCCGTACGCGGCCTTCCGTAGCGTCGCGGTCCGCGCCGGCGCGCTCGCGAGCGTCGGCGTGTTGCTCACGGCGGCGATCACCGCCGGCATCGGCATCGCGCTCGGCCTGTCGCCGGCGCTCGCGGTGCTGGTCGGCGCCGTCGTGTCGTCGACCGATGCCGCGGCGGTGTTCTCGGTGCTGCGGGGCAGCGGCATGCGCCTCAAGGAACGCACGGGCGCGACGCTCGAGGTCGAGTCCGGGTTGAACGACCCGATGGCCATCCTCCTCACGGTCGGTGCGACCGAGGTGATGCTCGGCAAGCAGGCCCTGGGGCTCGATCTCGCCCTCCTGGCCGTGCGGCAGCTCGTGCTGGGGGCCGCGGGCGGCGTCGCCGTCGGGCTCGCCGGGCGCTTCCTCCTGCGCGTCATGGTCCTGCCGGCCGCGGGCCTCTACGCGGCCGTGACCGTCGCCCTCGCCTTCGTCGCTTTCGGCGTGCCGACGCTCCTCGACGGCAGCGGGTTCCTGGCCGTGTACGTCGCGGGGCTCGTGCTCGCCGGTGGCCCCATGCCGTACCGCGCCGGTATCCGACGCGTCCACGACGCGCTCGCCTGGCTGGCGCAGCTCTCCATGTTCCTCATGCTGGGGCTGCTGGTCTTCCCGTCACGGATGCTTGCGGTGGCGCCGGTCGGGATCCTGCTCGGGGGTGCGCTCGCGCTCGTGGCACGTCCCGTCGCCGTCCTCGCGACGATGATGCCGTTCCGCGCGCCGTGGCGCGAGCGCATGTTCGTCGCGTGGGTGGGCCTACGCGGCGCCGTCCCCATCGTGCTCGCGGCATATCCCGTGCTGCGCGGCGTGGCCGAGGGCGACGCCATCTTCCACCTCGTGTTCTTCGTCGTGCTGGTGAACAGCATCGTGCCCGGCGCAACGGTCGCGCGGCTCGCCCGACGCTGGCAGCTGACGACGCGCGCGCCGACGAGCGCACCGGCGAGCGTCGAGCTGGTGTCCTTGCGCGACTATCCCGGCGAGTTCGTGTGGTACACGATCGATCGCGCCTCGGCCGTCGCCGGGGCCTCGGTGCACGAGCTGCCACTACCCGACGGCTGCGTGCTGACGCTGTTCCTGCGCGACGCGGCCGTGCTCGCGCCGCGCGGCGACACCAAGGTGCTGCCCGGCGATCACGTGTGCGTGTTCGTGACGCACGAGGACCGCCCGTTCCTGGACCTCCTGTTCGGCGGCGGTGACGAGGATGCGGAGTGAGCGCATCCCGGTGTAGAGGGGGGCCGATGAGCGACACCACGATCCACGGCACATGTGATCCCCGCTTCGCGCGTGTGAAGGACGCCTTCGCGGAGGGGTTCCGGACCCGCGACGAGATCGGCGCCGCGGTCGCGCTCACGATCGACGGCAAGCCCGTCGTCGACCTCTGGGCCGGTCACGCCGACCTCGCGAAGACGCGCCCCTGGGAGCGCGACACCATCGTCAACGTCTACTCGACGACGAAGGGCATGGCGGCGCTGTGCCTGCACCAGCTCGTCGACGAGGGCCGCGTCGACCTCGACGCGCCCGTCGCGCGCTACTGGCCGGAGTTCGAGCAGGCGGGGAAAGGATCGATCCCGGTCCGCTTCTTCCTGGGCCACCGCTCGGGGCTCGCGGCCGCGAGGCCACTGCTTCCCAGCCCGGCGCTCTACGACTGGGATGCGATGGTGACGGCGCTCGCCGCGCAAGAGCCGTGGTGGGAGCCCGGGACGGCGCACGGCTATCACGCGGTCACCTTCGGCTGGCTCGTGGGTGAGGTCGTCCGGCGCGTGACGGGCAAGAGCCTCGGCACCTACTTCCGCGATGCGATCGCGCGCCCCCTCGGCATGGACTTCCACATCGGTCTTCACGACGAGGAGCACGGTCGCGTCGCCGAGATGAGCCCGATCCCGCTTCCCGAGCCGGGGGCCGAGACGCTGCAGCTCGGGATGGTGATCCTGTCGAATCCCGGGGGCCTGTCGGCCCAGGCCTTCATGAACCCGCCGTCGATCGGGCTCGGCGTGAACTATCCCGAATGGCGGCGGGCCGAGATCCCCGGCGCGAACGGACACGGCGACGCGCGATCGCTCGCGCGCGTGTACGGCGCCCTCGCGCGCGGCGGGAGCGTCGACGGCGTCACGGTCCTCTCAACCGAGGGCGTCGCGCGCTGTCACGCGGAGCTGTCCCACGGACCCGACCTCGTCCTCATGGTGAACACGCGCTTCGGCCACGGCTACATGCTCTCGCAGGACCGCAAGGACGCGAGCTTCGGCCCCGGCACGCGCTCGTTCGGCCACCCCGGCGCCGGCGGCTCGCTCGGCTTCGCGGATCCCGATGCCAAGCTCGGCTTCGGCTACGTGATGAACCGCATGGGCCCCAACATCATCCTGGACCCACGCGCGACCGCGCTCCTCGACGCCGTCTACGCGTCGCTCTGATCGTCGCGGTGCAGCGTCCGCGAGGTTGGGGGGAGAGGCGGAGGCGCCTGCGAAGCGGCGCGACGAAATGCGGGGCCGTGACGAGGCGCGTGATTTGTCGCGCGGCGGAGCCGAAGCCGAAGCCTCTCCCCCCAACCTCGCGGGACCGGCGCCCCGAGCTCAGCGCGCCGTGTCGTCCGGCTCGGGAATCACGCGGTTCTCGATGTGGCCGACACGTTCGATCTCGATGCGGACGACGTCGCCCGCGGCGAGGAAGCGCGGCGGCTTCATCGCGCCGCCGACGCCACTCGGGGTGCCGGTGGTGACGATGTCGCCCGGCTCGAGCGTGAACGCCGTCGAGAGGTGCTCCACCTGCGCGAAGCAGTCGAAGATGAGCTGGCGGGTGTTCGAGTGCTGCCGCAGCTCGCCGTTCACCCACGTGCGCAGCTCGAGCGCGTGCGGATCGCCGACCTCGTCGGGCGTGACGATCCACGGCCCGATCGGACCGTGCGTGTCGAACGACTTCCCCATCGTCATGGTCGGCGTGCGGATCTGCCAGTCGCGGACGCTGACGTCGTCGACGACGAGGTAGCCGGCGATCACCTCCGCGGCGCGATCGCGCGGTACGTGCCGGCAGCGCCGGCCGATGACGAGGCCGAGCTCTCCCTCGTAGTCGAGCAGGGGAGAGACCCGCGGCAGGTGGAACGGGTCGTACGGACCGACGACGCAGGTCGACTGCTTGTTGAAGAAGACGGGGAACGGCGGGCGCTCGGCGCCGGCCTCGGCCACGTGATCGGCGTAGTTGAAGCCGATGGCGAGGAACTTCGGGGGCCGCAGCACGGGCGGCTCGAGCCGCACGTCGGTGAGCGCGATGCGGGCGCCCGGCCGTTCCGAGGCGGCGCGCGCTTCCGCCATGGCGTCGGCCCCGAGGGCGAGGAAGGCGATCATCTCCCGTGGAAGGCCCGGAGCGGCCGTCGCCAGGTCGACCACCTGCTCTCCGCGGACGACGCCGATCCGGGTGTCGCGCTGATGGGTGAAGGTCACGAGCTTCATACCGTCCTCATAGGTTATAGATTATTGCCATTGCAAGAGGGGCCTGCTAGGGTCCTGCCGCATGCCCGACCATGCCCCCACCACCCGCGCCGACTGGGCGCACCACCGCTTGAAGGCCGCCATCCTCACGGGCGAGCTTCAGCCCGGCTCGAAGCTCGTCGCCGACGACCTGGCCCAACGCTGGGCCGTCAGCCCCACGCCGCTGCGCGAGGCCTTCCAGCGGCTCGGGGGCAGCGGGCTCGTCGAGCTGACGTCGCAGCGGGGCGCGCGCGTGGCGCCCTTCTCGCTCGAGGAAGCGGCGGACCTCTACGAGCTACGCCTGCTTCTCGAGCCGACGGCGCTGCGTGCGTCGCTCGAGCACAGCGACGACGGGCATCGCAGCCAGGTGCTCGCCGCGCACGAGCGTCTCGAAGCCGCGCTGCGGGCGCGGCCGGTCGATCCGGTGGAAGCGGCCGAAGCGCACCTGGCGTTCCACACGACGCTCCTCGCCCGCTGCCCGTCGGCGTGGATGCGCCGCATGACGGCGCTCCTGGCCGAGCACTCGCAGCGCTACCAGCTCCTCGGCGCGCAGCACTACCGCCGGGGAAGCGACCCGCAGGACGAGCACGCGATGCTGCGCGACGCGGTCGTACGGGGGCAGATCGATCGGGCCGTCCGAGGGCTCACACGACATCTCGAGGGCACGCGGCGCGCCGTCCGTGCGACGATGGACGCGGAGGCCGAACCCAAGCCGCGGAGGAAATGACATGGCGCTACACCGGCTCACCACGATCACTCTCGGTGTCCCCGACGTCGCGACGGCCGCGGCGTTCTACCGCGACTTCGGCCTCGCCGAAACTGGGACCGGCTCGTTGGCGACCCCTGACGGCGGCGAGCAGCTCCGCCTCGTCGCAGCGGCGAGGCGCGGGCTCGTCGAGCTCGGCCTCGGCGCCGAGAATCCCGACGATCTCGGGCGCATCGCTGCCGCGCTCGCACGGCTCGACGTGGCCGCGCAGATGGACGGCCCCACCCTGCGTACGCGCGAGCCGGTGACGGGTCTCACGATCAAGATCACGGTCGCGCCCCGCATCCAGGCGACGCGCACCGAGCCGACGTCGCGCAACGCACCGGGCCGCTCGGAACGCCTGAATCGTCCCGCCGACGGCGTCCTTCGCAGCGCCGCCGTTCGACCCGGGAAGCTGTCGCACGTCGCGATGGCATCGCCCGACCACGAGGCGACGGTCCGCTTCTTCACCCGCGGCCTCGGCTTCGCCGTCAGTGACGGGCTCCCGTTCGTCTCGTTCATGCGCTGCAGCGAGGACCACCACAACGTCGCCGTCCAGCAGGGACCCGGCTCGTTCCTGCACCACACCGCGTGGGAGGTGGCCGACGTCGACGAGGTCGGTCGCGGCGCCGCCGCCATGCTGGCCGCCGATCCGACGCGTCACGTGTGGGGACTCGGGCGGCACGCGATCGGCTCGAACTTCTTCTGGTACCTCTGCGACCCGGCGGGGAACTTCGCCGAGTACATCGCCGACCTGGATCGCATCACGGACGAAGCGGCCTACGCGCCGCCTGCATGGGCGGGCGCGCAGATGGTTCGCGCCTGGGCGCCGCCGATCCCGGAGGAGTTCCTTGCGCCCAAGGACCTCGCGACGCTTCTCGGATAGGAGAAGCCCGACATGAGCCGCTTCGACGCCGACGTCATCGTGATCGGAGGGGGACCGGCGGGATGCGCCGCCGCGATCCGGCTGGTCCAGCAGGGCCACGACGTCCTCGTGCTGGAGCGGCTCGCCGAGGCGTCGAACGGCGCCGAGGCGATCGAGTCGGGCGAGCTGCTCGCGCCCGGCACCCAGCACGAGTGCGACGAGCTCGGAGTCGCGTTCGAAGGACCGTGGGTGCTCGATCGGATGCGCGGTGTCCGCAACGTGTACCCCGACCTCTCGTGGACGTATCACGCGCTGCCCGACGGGATCTCGTACCTGAACGTCGATCGCGGCGGCTTCGACGCGGCCTTGCGTACACGCTTCGCCGCGGTCGGGGGACGCATCGCGTGGAGCCGTCGCGCGACCGGCCTCGACGTGCGGGCCGACGAGGCGATCGTCAGTACGGCGGAGGGGCCGGAGTACCGCGCGCCGCTCGTCATCGACGCGGGCGGTCGCCACGCGCTCGCGCCGCGGATCCGCAAGCTCAAGACCGAGGATCCGGAGTTCCGGCAGATCGCCGTCGCGCTCTTCTTCAGCGACTTCCCGGACGCGGCCGTCGGATTCTGGGACCGTCACTTCTACGGCGACCGCGGCGCGATGATCAGCGGCGCTCGCATCCGGCCGGGGCTGTTCCGGCTCGTGCTCGAAGCCGATCTCGCGGACAAGCAGGCCGACCGCGCGAAGCCCGCCGAGTTCTTCGAGCGCGTCGCCGAGCGCTTCGACCCCTGGTTCGCCGAACGCCTCGCGCGCGCGCCGCGATTGGGCGAACCGTGGGCCATGGCGCCGCTCGCGTATCGCGTGACCGAGGTCGCAGG includes:
- a CDS encoding FAD-dependent oxidoreductase: MSRFDADVIVIGGGPAGCAAAIRLVQQGHDVLVLERLAEASNGAEAIESGELLAPGTQHECDELGVAFEGPWVLDRMRGVRNVYPDLSWTYHALPDGISYLNVDRGGFDAALRTRFAAVGGRIAWSRRATGLDVRADEAIVSTAEGPEYRAPLVIDAGGRHALAPRIRKLKTEDPEFRQIAVALFFSDFPDAAVGFWDRHFYGDRGAMISGARIRPGLFRLVLEADLADKQADRAKPAEFFERVAERFDPWFAERLARAPRLGEPWAMAPLAYRVTEVAGDRLLLAGDATGYLSPLTGMGVEFAMRMGRLAALAAHRALAAGDCSASAFAGYVDDRRSELETAITYLRHVLRHLRDRDVLLRAAHDDEVRSTIFGPPLGTVTERGHLRDARVG
- a CDS encoding VOC family protein, with the protein product MALHRLTTITLGVPDVATAAAFYRDFGLAETGTGSLATPDGGEQLRLVAAARRGLVELGLGAENPDDLGRIAAALARLDVAAQMDGPTLRTREPVTGLTIKITVAPRIQATRTEPTSRNAPGRSERLNRPADGVLRSAAVRPGKLSHVAMASPDHEATVRFFTRGLGFAVSDGLPFVSFMRCSEDHHNVAVQQGPGSFLHHTAWEVADVDEVGRGAAAMLAADPTRHVWGLGRHAIGSNFFWYLCDPAGNFAEYIADLDRITDEAAYAPPAWAGAQMVRAWAPPIPEEFLAPKDLATLLG
- a CDS encoding acyl-CoA dehydrogenase family protein; translation: MHIALTKEQEKLRLQLREYFAGLVTPGYQAELATSEGGGPLYHEVLRKMGKDGWLGIGWPKEYGGQGRTPIEQFLFFDEAMYAGVMVPTLTLNAVAPTLMQHGNEEQKKTILPKILRGECHFAIGYTEPSAGTDLASLRTKAVRDGDTWVINGNKIYTSQAEYADYIWLAARTNPDAPKKHDGLSIFMVPTKAAGYRCTPITTMGGFRTNSTYYEDVRVPADHLIGPQDGGWWLIVTQLNHERVSLMTVGMVLKLWEDVVAWAKATKLASGERVIDQGWVQLNLARVKAGLEVLRLVNWKQAWALTQGSLNYADASVVKVFGSEFYVTGYKLLLEVLGAAGAIRDGSPDAVLRGRCERLYRGHAPILTFGGGTNEVQREIIAMAGLGMPRAR
- a CDS encoding fumarylacetoacetate hydrolase family protein, producing the protein MKLVTFTHQRDTRIGVVRGEQVVDLATAAPGLPREMIAFLALGADAMAEARAASERPGARIALTDVRLEPPVLRPPKFLAIGFNYADHVAEAGAERPPFPVFFNKQSTCVVGPYDPFHLPRVSPLLDYEGELGLVIGRRCRHVPRDRAAEVIAGYLVVDDVSVRDWQIRTPTMTMGKSFDTHGPIGPWIVTPDEVGDPHALELRTWVNGELRQHSNTRQLIFDCFAQVEHLSTAFTLEPGDIVTTGTPSGVGGAMKPPRFLAAGDVVRIEIERVGHIENRVIPEPDDTAR
- a CDS encoding serine hydrolase domain-containing protein, with the protein product MSDTTIHGTCDPRFARVKDAFAEGFRTRDEIGAAVALTIDGKPVVDLWAGHADLAKTRPWERDTIVNVYSTTKGMAALCLHQLVDEGRVDLDAPVARYWPEFEQAGKGSIPVRFFLGHRSGLAAARPLLPSPALYDWDAMVTALAAQEPWWEPGTAHGYHAVTFGWLVGEVVRRVTGKSLGTYFRDAIARPLGMDFHIGLHDEEHGRVAEMSPIPLPEPGAETLQLGMVILSNPGGLSAQAFMNPPSIGLGVNYPEWRRAEIPGANGHGDARSLARVYGALARGGSVDGVTVLSTEGVARCHAELSHGPDLVLMVNTRFGHGYMLSQDRKDASFGPGTRSFGHPGAGGSLGFADPDAKLGFGYVMNRMGPNIILDPRATALLDAVYASL
- a CDS encoding GntR family transcriptional regulator — its product is MPDHAPTTRADWAHHRLKAAILTGELQPGSKLVADDLAQRWAVSPTPLREAFQRLGGSGLVELTSQRGARVAPFSLEEAADLYELRLLLEPTALRASLEHSDDGHRSQVLAAHERLEAALRARPVDPVEAAEAHLAFHTTLLARCPSAWMRRMTALLAEHSQRYQLLGAQHYRRGSDPQDEHAMLRDAVVRGQIDRAVRGLTRHLEGTRRAVRATMDAEAEPKPRRK
- a CDS encoding potassium/proton antiporter — its product is MEPIATAALLAAAGALLIAAAATSTLSQRLGVPALLVVLAVGMLAGSEGIGGIPFSDYALAFRLGTIALVLILFDGGLGTPYAAFRSVAVRAGALASVGVLLTAAITAGIGIALGLSPALAVLVGAVVSSTDAAAVFSVLRGSGMRLKERTGATLEVESGLNDPMAILLTVGATEVMLGKQALGLDLALLAVRQLVLGAAGGVAVGLAGRFLLRVMVLPAAGLYAAVTVALAFVAFGVPTLLDGSGFLAVYVAGLVLAGGPMPYRAGIRRVHDALAWLAQLSMFLMLGLLVFPSRMLAVAPVGILLGGALALVARPVAVLATMMPFRAPWRERMFVAWVGLRGAVPIVLAAYPVLRGVAEGDAIFHLVFFVVLVNSIVPGATVARLARRWQLTTRAPTSAPASVELVSLRDYPGEFVWYTIDRASAVAGASVHELPLPDGCVLTLFLRDAAVLAPRGDTKVLPGDHVCVFVTHEDRPFLDLLFGGGDEDAE